The sequence GCGCCCGCAGGAACGATTGTATACCCGCCGAGCGCGCGTGGGCGGCGAGGCGGATGTCCAGCTCGTGGAGCGTCTCGATGTGGTCGGAAACGAAGCTCACCGGGACGACGACCAGCGTCTTCACACCCTCCCGGCCGAGACGGGTGACCTCGTCCACCGTGTCGGGGGAAAGCCATGCGGCCCTCCCCGCGCGGCTCTGGAACGAGATGCCGTGCGGCACCCCGGGGAAGCTCCGCATCACCGCCGCCACCGTCCGCTCCGTTTCCGACCGGTACGGGTCGCCGGCGTCGATCAGCGCCTGCGGGACGCCGTGGGCGCTGAAGAGGAGGAACATCGACTCGCGGTCCGCGGCGCCGATCCCCGCGGAAACCGTCTCCGCGAGCGCGGCGACGTATTTCGGGTGGTCGGGGTAGGAGCGGACCTCCGAGACGGGGAAGGAGCAGCCGGCCCACGCCAACCGGCGGCGCAGGTCCTTGAAGCTCGAGCCGGTCGTCGCGGCGCAATATTGCGGGTAGAGCGGGAGGGCGATCGCCCGCGTCACCCCGTCCTCCTT is a genomic window of Deltaproteobacteria bacterium containing:
- the hemH gene encoding ferrochelatase, whose amino-acid sequence is MGGPDSLSAIRPFLARLFSDRELIRLPAAAVTQPLFAWIVSGLRTRVVRRYYEEIGGGSPIAALTEAQRYALQEALEATGAPFKVYVAMRYWHPLAKHAALEMKEDGVTRAIALPLYPQYCAATTGSSFKDLRRRLAWAGCSFPVSEVRSYPDHPKYVAALAETVSAGIGAADRESMFLLFSAHGVPQALIDAGDPYRSETERTVAAVMRSFPGVPHGISFQSRAGRAAWLSPDTVDEVTRLGREGVKTLVVVPVSFVSDHIETLHELDIRLAAHARSAGIQSFLRAPALNDSPAFIDALKDIVLKSE